From Arcobacter sp. CECT 8983, the proteins below share one genomic window:
- a CDS encoding NUDIX hydrolase has product MNNKIENFKTEPLHEPEYVHPVKIKYTQNGKDKTWEAVRNFDSVAVLLYHEEKESFVLVKQFRPAVYLNDESKKFTYELCAGLVDKDTTLVQIAKEEIDEECGFDVPVESIEKITSFYTNVGVSGGCQHLYYAKINDSMKIHEGGGIQDEQIELMYLPLNEYKEFIYDESKAKTPGLMFAFMWFMENQ; this is encoded by the coding sequence ATGAATAATAAAATAGAAAACTTTAAAACAGAACCTTTACATGAACCAGAATATGTTCATCCTGTAAAAATAAAATATACACAAAATGGAAAAGATAAGACTTGGGAAGCAGTTAGGAATTTTGATTCTGTAGCAGTTTTGCTATATCATGAAGAAAAAGAATCCTTTGTTTTAGTTAAACAATTTAGACCAGCAGTTTATTTAAATGATGAAAGTAAGAAATTTACTTATGAACTTTGTGCAGGACTTGTTGATAAAGATACAACTTTAGTTCAAATCGCAAAGGAAGAGATAGATGAAGAGTGTGGTTTTGATGTTCCTGTAGAAAGTATTGAGAAAATTACATCTTTTTATACAAATGTAGGTGTAAGTGGTGGTTGTCAACATCTTTATTATGCAAAGATAAATGATAGTATGAAAATTCATGAGGGTGGAGGAATACAAGATGAGCAAATTGAACTTATGTATTTACCTTTAAATGAGTATAAAGAGTTTATCTATGATGAATCAAAAGCAAAAACACCTGGGTTAATGTTTGCTTTTATGTGGTTTATGGAAAATCAATAA